AGTCCATGTTCATGGTTCAGGACAGCAAGAAGCTGCGCCCCGGCGTGGTCGGCGGCCGCCCCGGCCTGTACGCGTTCTCTTCCGAGATCTGCGGCCTGGACCTGGCCATCCCCGACCGTGACAAGGCCCAGGATTTTCAACCCATGCATCTTGATTCGGCCATTGTCGGCCCGGACCGCCAGGAGATCAAAGTATGTCGGCAAACACAGCCATTAGCCCTTCCCAACTGAGCATCAAGGATCTGCCCTGGCAGATTGAATGGAACAAGGACCGCTGCACCCTGTGCGGCCAGTGCTGCGCCGTGTGCCCCATGCAGTCGCTGGAACTCGGCACCTTCCGCAAGCGCACAATCAAGGTCCCGGCCGGGTTTAAGAACAAACCCGAGAACGAGCACTCCATTTATTACGGCATCCGTCAGCGCACGGCCCCGCATCAGGCCTGCGTGGGCTGCGGCACCTGCAGCATGGTCTGTCCCAACGACGCCATCCTGCCCATGCACTCCGATGAAAAGGACAAGCTGCGCTACCATGTCAATCTTGGCGGCCAGCCGCGCACCCGTGGCGGGCGGCGCAACGACAATAATTCCCTGCTCGACCAGATCAAGTTCATCCGCATCTCCATGCTGACGGACCCGGCTCTGGATTCGGGCCGCCACGAGTTCGATCTGCGCACCCTCATCGGGCGCATCCAGAGCCCCGCCGAAGGGCTGGCCACGGTCAAGGAGCACGGCTGGGCCCCGCCCGTGCGTGAGATCTACCCGCTCATGATCGGCAGCATGTCGTTCGGCGCGCTTTCCCCCAACATGTGGGAAGGCCTGCAGATGGGAGTGGCGTACCTGAACGAAGAACTGGGCATGCCGGTTCGCATGTGCACCGGCGAGGGCGGCTGTCCGCCGCGCCTACTCAGATCGCGTTTTATCAAATATGTCATATTGCAAATCGCCTCGGGCTATTTCGGCTGGGACGAGATCATCCACGCCATCCCGCAGATGAAGGAAGACCCCTGCGCCATCGAGATCAAGTACGGCCAGGGCGCCAAGCCCGGCGACGGCGGCCTCCTCATGTGGCACAAGGTCAACAAGCTCATCGCGGCCATTCGCGGCGTTCCTCCGGGAGTGAGCCTGCCGAGCCCCCCCACGCATCAGACCCAGTACTCCATCGAGGAATCCGTGGCCAAGATGATCCAGTCCATGTCCATGGCCTGGGGCTTCCGCGTGCCCGTGTATCCCAAGATCTCGGCCACGACCACGACCAACGCCGTGCTGAACAACCTCTGCCGCAACCCCTACGCGGCGGGCCTTGCCGTTGACGGCGAAGACGGCGGTACGGGCGCGGCCTACAACGTGTCCATGAACCACATGGGCAGCCCCATCGCCTCCAACATCCGCGATGCCTACCTGACCCTGTGCAAGATCGGCAAACAGAACGAGGTTCCGCTCATCGCGGGCGGCGGCATCGGCAAGAACGGCAATCTGGCCGCCAACGCGGCCTCGCTGATCATGC
This DNA window, taken from Desulfomicrobium sp. ZS1, encodes the following:
- a CDS encoding glutamate synthase-related protein; amino-acid sequence: MSANTAISPSQLSIKDLPWQIEWNKDRCTLCGQCCAVCPMQSLELGTFRKRTIKVPAGFKNKPENEHSIYYGIRQRTAPHQACVGCGTCSMVCPNDAILPMHSDEKDKLRYHVNLGGQPRTRGGRRNDNNSLLDQIKFIRISMLTDPALDSGRHEFDLRTLIGRIQSPAEGLATVKEHGWAPPVREIYPLMIGSMSFGALSPNMWEGLQMGVAYLNEELGMPVRMCTGEGGCPPRLLRSRFIKYVILQIASGYFGWDEIIHAIPQMKEDPCAIEIKYGQGAKPGDGGLLMWHKVNKLIAAIRGVPPGVSLPSPPTHQTQYSIEESVAKMIQSMSMAWGFRVPVYPKISATTTTNAVLNNLCRNPYAAGLAVDGEDGGTGAAYNVSMNHMGSPIASNIRDAYLTLCKIGKQNEVPLIAGGGIGKNGNLAANAASLIMLGASAVQIGKYAMQAAAGCVGSESDRCNVCNIGVCPKGITSQDPRIYRRLDPEKVAERLVELYVSFDMEMKKIFAPLGRSTSLPIGMSDALGIADKNAADRLAIKYVV